TgatcttttaattattttcttatcctgaCGCACAACTTCACAGTGCTGTTCCTCAGCTCAGTGTATCCTCATCCTTTTTGCTTCCCATCCCATCCTCCTCCTTTCTGTGTCTGCTTTGTGCAAATGTCATGCAACACTCTCTAATATCTGTCATGATGAGGGGGGGGGGCGCATGAAAGACTCGCTTATTAAAGTGTGTGCTTGACTGTGCAAGCTCATCTGACATGGCCTTAAAGATCAGAAGCACAAAATAGTGTTTTAAACACGAGGAGCTTATTTTGGAATGAAATGTTTTGTATGCTGTGTTTGATTTTAGTTTTCTCCTTCTGTTTTACAGATATTACTACAACAAGAGGATCCTTCATAAGACCAAAGGGAAAAGGTTCACCTACAAGTTTAACTTCAACAAACTGGTTTTGGTCAACTACCCCTTCATTGATATGAGCTCCACTGGTAAGCctcatctgtgtgtgcgtgtgtaaatATCTCCTAATCCCACAATAGGATGGCATGACTACATGGGATTATACAAGAGAGCACTGCAATTCATTTCTCTGTACTCTGCCCGTCTTTTCTACTCTTTTTCTTATCTTCTCTCTCTTGCCTTTTACATCTACAGGAAGTAGCGTTCCTCAGAGTGCCCCTCCTGTGCCCACCGGTGCAGGGACCCACTTCCGCTTCCCTCCTTCCACCCCATCTGAAGTCCTCTCCCCTAACGAGGACCTGCGCAGCCCCGGTGGCATGTTCAGCTCCGTGGCCCGACGAATGGCCCGTGGCTCTGTCAGCGACTGCAGCGACGGCACTTCAGCCAATTCTGAGATCGAGGAGGGTAACACGggagcaggagaggagaggggggagagagtTGTGAGTGGAGGAGGGccaggtggtggtggaggaggctaCCGGAGCATCATCCACCCCCGTTTGGCTTCTCATGAAGCCCTGTTCCGCATGTACGGAGGGCCGGGTAACCCTGCAGGGCATCCAGGCTCCCGTGGCCCGGCAGCACACCGCATCCACCCAGAGCCCCTGTCCCCCTTCCCTGCTTCCCCCCTGCCAGGTCCAGGAGGAGCAAGCCTTCTAGCTCCACCTTTGTCTCCTGCACTCTCCATGACCCCCACATCTCACCTCCCCTACACTCCCTCGCCCACCCTATCACCCATGTTAGGCTCTCACTTCTCCTTTAACCCAGAGGACATGAAGCGCTACCTGCAGGCCCACACCCAGTCGGTGTACAACTATGGCCTCAGCCCCAGAGCTTTCCTCCAGTACCCCAACATCGTCATCCCCCAGCCCCACCGGCCCGACAAGGCCGGTCTGACTGCAGAGAGAGGAGCGGCCGAGAGGGCGGAGAGAGCCTCGACTGTGGGGGGAGGCGAGAGGGGAGGAGACCGGCACCACCATCCACCTCTGGGTCACCCAACCCACCACCACCCGCATCCTCACTCTGCTCACCCTCACCCACATTCCCACCCCATGCATCATTCACTTCACCTTGGTGAGGAGCCGCCGCACATGTCCCCCTTCAAGTTCAAGCTGCAGCCGCCTCCACTGGGCAGGAAGCAGAGGGAGGGGCAGAGCCAGAGTAAAGCCAGGCAGAGCTCACTGTCGTCGGGTTCAGGATCCGGGTCCATGTCCTCCACCTCTGGCCTGGGCTCCTCGCTGTCATTCGGCAGTGACTTGAGCTCTGCCAGTGGCTCCGGGCTCATCTCCGCCTCCTCGTCAACACAATCTCTAAACAGCGCAGGACTTCCCAAGATAAAGGTACCCAGACCCAAACATCGCTCACATTCCCACAGTTCCCAGTGATTTAGACTTTGTTTGTGGCTACGTGTGTTTCAGAGAGAGCATGGGCTGGTATTTTGTTTCTGATTGAGATAACTTTATTAAACCCAAACACAAGCATTTCGTTTGCAGCTTACCCACACGACTCACAGTCCTTACACACTAATCACAGTTGCTTTTTAAGGAACAGAATGATAAATAATGAGGttaaagtagagctgggcgatagaacgataacgatatgtatcgcgatataacttttactcgatagagaaattaagctatcgtgATAGacttcgccgctcttgtcctcttaaaataaaaattttttttaaaaaaaggtcagccaatccaaactaagtagcgcagagccgaaccaatcacagccgcagcgtcacgtcgcgtgacttgttacgtacagcacaagtgccaagccgcacgtgtgtttgtttgggaagcaggcagtgggtaatggagccagcccgtaatggaggaaatgagtgtgccgactagaaaaatcaaccgagcgtgaccgaagagaaaacagatgatggttccaatgccggagagattgtcgaacggaagagccatagaagttccgtagtgtgaaggtatttcggctatttcaagtctgacaaaaaacagagtagcgtgcactgtaaattgcaCGCTACTCGGcacgaaagcaagtctggaaatacaataaactggtgcatgcgtcacactgcgccacgttattgtttcggtgaaatgaatttctacaatactgttactgttaattctactctgcagtgtttaaatgcttacatatacacagttactgtccgtccacacatacgactcggttctgcttctatgccccagctttgtttactttttcccaccgaggcttctagacttctgattggccaacatttctgcacggttaggaatctagcgccacctgctgctttggcatgttcatagcagcgttttccttcatttctgcctttatgtgtggacgggattattttttaaaacgaaaacagaaaatctccgttttcaaaaacacccgtgtacgtgtggacgtagcctcagtctctgactggaagcgctaattcgtcattcggcttttgtcagactaaagtaactgttaaaactgtttgaaaagctcagctatacaacaaggagagattgagaatttccttttagttctcagtttatttgatattgacaaaagttagtcagttttgtctgttcttctgtaaaacaaactaagatttatttttagaattaatattttgtttctaagtggaactGACAATtgagtctgtttcgtttgttctattttgaaacttaaacgctttagcggctgccttttgtgtagtttgcaatatttgcctttatttatctgaaaaagtctcatgttccttaagtacatctaccctgtttattatgggaaataaatatttaaataaaaacaagctgctgattatttcacattttacttgtgagcaacggcacatttaaatcttacaaatatagttatttggcttatatcgtgatagatatcgttatcgcctgaaatgaaaaaaacatatcgtgatatgaaaaaatctcatatcgcccagctctaggttaaaggaaagaaaaataaatagattacAAGGATGTGTCCAAAAATGAACAGTCATcgaaaaatgaatataaatgacCCCGTCAGAGTTAAAGTCATCTAATAGCCTGAGGGAATTCAGGATTTTAAGTACCTGAGAGAAACTTCCTGAACTCAAACTCCTCTGTCTTGTATCTGGCGATGGTAGTCCTTGTTATGCTTTGCTTGGTGAGCTCAGCATACCTATTTCTGCAGCTTCTGGTTAGAGTGTCCCTCGAGTACGCAGATCACCAGAGCAGGATTGCTGCTGCTGGCTTTACAGTTCAGGGCGAAGTCTCAGTCAGTCTGCATGACTGTAGTTGTGTCAGTCTGGCCAGTTGCAGCTCACAAACTAAACGTGCATGTAATCAAGCTCtatgaaggatataaaaaacaataaatatgaaAGTGAGTCACTCTATATACTCTGTCAGCTCTCCCAACTAAAGTCAGGTTGGGATTTAAGCATTAGtaaatttatgtatttatttgtgatttatatatttaattaccAACAGCAATCCTTTTTTAAGTTACATTTTTGATCAACTTCCTTGTCCCTCTGTTTGAAGGTTGAGCCCATCTCTGACATAGACTCCGAGGAAGAGGTGGAGGTGACTGACATTAGCGATGAAGACCCAGATGAAAGAGATGAAGAGTTTGAGCTCTTCGCCCCTCGCCACCCGAGAGCATCCGACCACCACCACCTTCCTAATGGCTCAGCCCGGGCCCAGCAACAACCCCACACCGACGAGGACTTAGAAGAAGATGTGTTCAAAGCCCCCGCTCCTCCTCCACCCGGCCTGATGCCTTTCTTCACCTCGCAGCACACGCACTCCGGCGTACATCGCATGCTGCCCGTCATCAAGAGCGAACCCGCCGAGCCCGGGGAGAGCAGCACACCCCCATCTCAGCCACCCGCGGCGGGGGCTCCCCAGACGAAGTGCATTCCTCTCAAGCTGCGCTTCAAGAGGCGCTGGAGCGAGGACCAGCGCATGGAGGCCTCGCAGGAGGAGTCAGATGATAAAAAAGTACGACcggaggaagagagggagcgagagaggcAAAGTAACGGAcagatggagatggaggaggatgGGACGGGCAGCGGAGGCGGGGACAGTCCTCCTATGCTGGCGTATGAAGGCTCTTTAGCAGCACCCCTGGCCTTGCACAGGAGGGTGACTGCCGAGCTGCACCGCGCCACTGCACAGCTGTCTCTGGAGAATAAAGACTGCTGATGAGAGCCTCAGTCCAAACACTACTGCTCCAGCAGGGCAGGAGGTGGTGCAGGAGTATGTAAATGGTTCCTCTGTAATTCCCTCTCCTCACACTGACAAACTAGAATCAAGAAACCTCCACTGACCCGAGAGCACACGTCAACATACACATGAAAGTAACGCCCCAAAGACAGCCCGACACCTTCTCATCTCAGGGTGCCAAATATGGCCATTTTGTCAGCCGCTGGTGTCACAGACGGATGCGCGTGAGGTCTCTTTTGGTGTCCGTGATgcaatgtttatgtttattcttAGTCATTGTATAACACCAAGACAGTGTAAACCAGGGGTAGGGGAACGCCAGGCCTCAAgggtcggtgtcctgcaggttttagatgtgtccttgatccaacacagctgacttaaatggctaaattacctcctcaacatgtcttgaagttctccagccgcctggtaatgaactaatcatttgactcaggtgtgttgacccagggtgatatctaaaacctgtagGACACTGACCCAAGAGGCCTGGAGTTCTCTACCCCTGGTGTAAACAGTGCATACAGAGTTCCTGGTAGTGACTGAACGGGTTTAGACAGCCTGCGTCTCAGAAAAAGATGCACTGCCctccaaaaacaagaaaaataaaaaccaaatcaTTCACATTTGCAACCCTCAAAAATATCTTTGAACACCATTTGTTTGAAAactaaaagcagaaaacaaatttttttattCGTGTCAGCATTATTCCAACAACAGCGACGCATCTTTACTGCTGCAGTGAGAATAGAAATACCGCTTAAATCGTGTTTGCTCTCTTGCTTTGAAAATCACCTTTGTACACAGTCTTGAAATGACTttgagtttggttttttttggttttttctgCCGGCGAAAGCGAGCCTGGTGGTGGGGGAAAGTACAAGATACTCTGCGTGCTGACCCGTTTGGttgctctgtgtttcatttttaCTCGCGGTTGAGGTTTAGGCACCAAGAGTACTTGCAGAAAAGGGTTAGGCACCAATACCAAACGACACTTCACGCATATCTCTGCAATGCAAGCAGCTTTAATTGTggggagacagagaaaaaaaggccACTATTTGACGCCCTGGACTGCCCAACTCTTGCCTCTTTTTGTGTCAGACCTAAAGCCAGACCATTTATCTGGATCAGGGCTCTTCTGGGACGCAGCCGTGTGCAGGAGGGACTCACTCAGACGCCACACCAGGCACAGCGATGGTATGACTGACCTGGAATCATCAAGTTCACCTCCTAACAGATGCCCTGCCCCTGTAgcacaacccccccccctccccatcaGTAGGATCAGCAGCCAGTCAGCACCTTCCTCAGgggacacacacatatgcacacacgcacactcccCAATGACGAtccaggatgatgatgatgatgatgtgcacACCCACGCCACTTTTTCCTACAAACTGACGGGACTTTAAGTGCCTGTATCTAAAACCATGGGGGGGAAGAGTGtgaggggaggagggagggcTACTCAGAGTGATCACTCTGTGAACATGTTTGTTGGATCAAAAGGAAAAAGTCTCTAAAACTGATACAGGTGGGAGGGGGTGGGGGCGGTGGGGTGCTGGGTGTTGTCTGACTGACTCTTAAAACTGGCCCACTCCACTCAGGGAAGCCTATTGCTGTACGTTTATTGGAttcacgcacacaaacacacacaaaaaaaaaagcaacaaaaaaaaagaaaggccaACAGTGAATGGGACTCAGTGACTACGGACACCAAAATCTGTTCACTgccacgcacacacaaactttTTTTGACTCTTCTCTGAGAGCTTCTGACTTTCACATAaccttctgtctctctgctgtcCTGCCCTTCTTTCTCTTGTGGACCACCTGTGGAAATATCACAACTCTGCTCACAGACACAAGTTCAGCCCAGGGAGATGTGAGGAGGGGAAAATGATGAAGAAGACtgcagaagaggaggaggaggaagaagggtTTTTGCAGGGGTTCCAGCAAGCTGTTAACCAGC
The DNA window shown above is from Astatotilapia calliptera chromosome 11, fAstCal1.2, whole genome shotgun sequence and carries:
- the erfl3 gene encoding ETS domain-containing transcription factor ERF gives rise to the protein MNESSALWFAFPEWAYKPESSPGSRQIQLWHFILELLRKEEYHDVIAWQGDYGEFVIKDPDEVARLWGARKCKPQMNYDKLSRALRYYYNKRILHKTKGKRFTYKFNFNKLVLVNYPFIDMSSTGSSVPQSAPPVPTGAGTHFRFPPSTPSEVLSPNEDLRSPGGMFSSVARRMARGSVSDCSDGTSANSEIEEGNTGAGEERGERVVSGGGPGGGGGGYRSIIHPRLASHEALFRMYGGPGNPAGHPGSRGPAAHRIHPEPLSPFPASPLPGPGGASLLAPPLSPALSMTPTSHLPYTPSPTLSPMLGSHFSFNPEDMKRYLQAHTQSVYNYGLSPRAFLQYPNIVIPQPHRPDKAGLTAERGAAERAERASTVGGGERGGDRHHHPPLGHPTHHHPHPHSAHPHPHSHPMHHSLHLGEEPPHMSPFKFKLQPPPLGRKQREGQSQSKARQSSLSSGSGSGSMSSTSGLGSSLSFGSDLSSASGSGLISASSSTQSLNSAGLPKIKVEPISDIDSEEEVEVTDISDEDPDERDEEFELFAPRHPRASDHHHLPNGSARAQQQPHTDEDLEEDVFKAPAPPPPGLMPFFTSQHTHSGVHRMLPVIKSEPAEPGESSTPPSQPPAAGAPQTKCIPLKLRFKRRWSEDQRMEASQEESDDKKVRPEEERERERQSNGQMEMEEDGTGSGGGDSPPMLAYEGSLAAPLALHRRVTAELHRATAQLSLENKDC